In Cicer arietinum cultivar CDC Frontier isolate Library 1 chromosome 1, Cicar.CDCFrontier_v2.0, whole genome shotgun sequence, one DNA window encodes the following:
- the LOC101505490 gene encoding sodium/calcium exchanger NCL produces the protein MSLSFTFPPSSRRHHRRHRNHTLFHFLFLAVAAILCSHAHARFLTPDLVSDGWSNVLRLPTDESTCEETYGFLPCTTTILGNLFLILVYGFLMYTAATFLSNGSELLLEILGPGIVGGLFLPVLGALPDAMLILVSGLSGSTETAQSQVSVGMGLLAGSTVLLLTIIWGTCVIVGKCDIEDSIAIDSQDTRGFSLTGSGVSTDIWTSYAARIMVISVIPFLIVQLPQILHSTSGRHLAVLIGLAVSICLLISYCLYQIFQPWIQRRKLEYIKHKHVILGLLKHLKMRSLGRLLKDDGEPNKEVIRKLFTTIDENKDGHLTHGEMRALVVGIQFEEIDLDHDDAVKRIMVDFDTSRNQLVDEEEFVNGVCRWLQTARRSKAASGDAGPHTMKFLSDFHTETRREHDLLDVGGQSDEVEEGVENARWISIKAVLLLLLGAIIAAAFADPLVDAVDNFSEATSIPAFFISFIFLPLATNSSEAVSAIIFASRDKRQTASLTFSEIYGAVTMNNVLCLSVFLALVYARGLTWDFSSEVLVILIVCIVMGVFASFRTVFPLWTSILAILLYPFSLVLVYVLDYVFGWS, from the exons ATGTCTCTCTCTTTCACTTTCCCTCCCTCTTCCCGCCGGCACCACCGCCGGCACCGCAACCACAcactttttcattttcttttcctcgCTGTCGCTGCAATCCTCTGCAGTCACGCCCACGCTCGCTTCCTTACACCCGATCTAGTTTCCGATGGTTGGAGTAATGTTCTCAGACTCCCCACGGATGAATCAACCTGCGAGGAGACCTACGGATTCTTACCGTGCACCACCACCATTCTTGGAAACTTGTTTCTCATCTTGGTCTATGGTTTCCTCATGTATACTGCTGCTACTTTTTTATCTAACGGTAGTGAACTCTTGCTTGAGATCTTAGGTCCCGGCATTGTTGGTGGATTGTTTCTTCCTGTACTCGGTGCTCTCCCTGATGCAATGCTCATTCTCG TGTCTGGGCTTTCAGGAAGTACAGAAACTGCTCAAAGTCAGGTATCTGTTGGAATGGGACTGTTAGCTGGATCAACAGTGCTGCTTCTGACTATAATATGGGGAACTTGTGTTATTGTTGGCAAGTGTGACATTGAGGATTCAATTGCGATAGATTCACAAGACACTAGAGGCTTCAGTTTAACTG GTTCTGGTGTTAGCACTGATATTTGGACAAGTTATGCTGCAAGGATTATGGTTATATCTGTCATTCCATTTTTGATTGTTCAATTACCACAAATTCTCCATTCAACTTCTGGAAGGCACTTGGCAGTTTTGATTGGTCTTGCTGTCTCTATCTGTTTATTGATCTCTTATTGCCTTTACCAg ATTTTCCAACCCTGGATACAAAGGAGAAAATTGGAATATATTAAACACAAACATGTTATTTTGGGACTTTTGAAACATTTGAAGATGCGTTCATTGGGAAGGCTGCTGAAAGATGATGGCGAACCAAATAAAGAAGTAATTAGAAA GTTGTTTACAacaattgatgaaaataaagaTGGACATCTTACTCATGGTGAAATGAGAGCACTGGTCGTTGGAATTCAATTTGAGGAGATAGACCTGGATCATGACGACGCTGTGAAAAGAATAATGGTAGATTTTGATACTTCTCGTAATCAACTTGTCGACGAAGAAGAATTTGTTAATGGTGTCTGTAGATGGCTTCAAACAGCCAGGCGTTCTAAAGCTGCATCTGGTGATGCTGGTCCACACACAATGAAGTTTTTAAGTGATTTTCACACA GAAACAAGGAGGGAACACGATCTTCTGGACGTGGGGGGTCAGAGTGATGAAGTCGAAGAGGGTGTTGAGAATGCTAGATGGATTTCCATAAAAGCAGTACTGCTTCTTCTGCTGGGTGCTATTATTGCAGCTGCATTTGCTGATCCTCTGGTTGATGCTGTCGATAACTTTTCTGAAGCTACAAGTATTCCAGCTTTCTTCATTTCCTTCATTTTTCTACCTCTTGCAACCAATTCAAGTGAAGCAGTATCAGCAATAATTTTCGCTAGTCGTGATAAGAGGCAAACAGCTTCATTAACATTTTCTGAG ATATATGGTGCAGTAACAATGAACAATGTGCTATGCCTATCGGTTTTTTTGGCGCTTGTATATGCGAGGGGATTGACATGGGACTTCTCTTCAGAAGTGTTGGTTATTCTCATCGTGTGCATTGTCATGGGCGTCTTCGCCAGTTTCCGTACTGTTTTCCCTCTATGGACATCTATACTGGCTATCCTACTTTATCCCTTCTCCCTAGTATTGGTGTATGTTCTTGATTATGTATTTGGGTGGTCATAG
- the LOC101489787 gene encoding receptor-like protein 7 has product MKMIFLWLSLLPFCLINLSINIIFVTSHCLGHQQSLLLQLKNNLIFNSTKSTKLVDWDPRKDCCEWNGVTCNNKGHVIALDLSHEFIFGQVETNLFNLKYLQSLNVAYNDFHSEIHQEFQTLNNLRYLNLSSAGFVGHVPIEIFQIPSLQVLDVSYNLDLRGSLPNFPHQLSLHNLNLSHTNFSGPLPKSIHNLSQLFALDLSNCQFNGTLPNSISNLTQLVHLDLSFNNFIGPLPSFNNSKSLKVLSLNHNDFNGTIPSSHFEGLINLTSIDLGDNSFYGRAPSSLFRLQSLQQLMLYYNKFEGVLEEFPNASWSLLEMLDLSGNNFEGPIPMSMFKLKRLQLLQLTKNKFNGTIQLDVIGRLQNLFTLDLGHNKLFVDHASIRDGHDASSSFPNLKTLWLPSCNLRSFPNFLKYKSSLLYLDLSNNQISGAIPNWIWRFESMVVLNVSYNSLTSFEGPLHNLSSNLFKLDLHSNQLQGLAPTFLKNAIYLDYSSNKFTSISLKDIESHMPFLYFLSLSNNSFHGTIHESFCNISGLRALDLSHNSFNGKIPLCLTKRSNTLRLLSLSGNQLNDHISDAFTTSCDLRFLDLSGNLLSGTIPKSLSNCKHLQVLNLGNNHLIDRFPCFLNKISSLRVMILRSNKLHGHIECPNNNEKWETLRIVDLAANNFNGTLPPSLLQSWKALMLDEDKGGNFGHLFFNLYDNFNPMNVKTAIVDLNSELQMKLAKFIEEEPPYLLDHIVLHIFEEGVGLRSYEDSITIVNKGRTMNLVKIFIAFTSLDFSSNNFEGQIPQELMKLTSLHALNLSQNGFLGNIPSSISNLKRLESLDLSFNSLSGEIPNELASLTFLEVMNISYNHLVGKIPIGTQMQSFQPDSFIGNEGLFGPPLTQNSNGEKGYSPTQSHGYETDDDDDDESSNIHWNFLSVELGFTFGFGIFIIPIILWKRWRMWYSKKVDDMLYRIIPQLDFVHEYRGGKKYRTLRWKPY; this is encoded by the coding sequence atgaaaatgatatttttatggCTTTCCTTGCTACCCTTTTGCCTCATAAACCTCAGcatcaatattatttttgtgaccAGCCATTGTCTTGGTCATCAACAATCTTTGTTGCTCCAATTGAAGAACAACCTCATATTCAACTCAACCAAGTCCACAAAACTGGTTGATTGGGATCCAAGAAaagattgttgtgaatggaatGGAGTAACATGCAACAACAAAGGACATGTTATAGCTCTTGACTTAAGTCATGAATTTATCTTTGGACAAGTTGAAACTAATCTCTTCAACTTAAAGTATCTACAAAGTTTGAATGTGGCCTATAATGATTTTCATTCTGAGATTCATCAAGAGTTTCAAACTCTAAATAATTTGAGGTATTTGAATTTATCAAGTGCTGGCTTTGTAGGGCATGTTCCAATTGAGATATTCCAAATTCCCTCGCTTCAAGTGCTTGATGTTTCTTATAATCTTGATCTTCGTGGTTCTCTACCAAATTTTCCACATCAATTATCTTTGCACAACTTGAATCTTAGCCATACAAATTTTTCAGGACCTCTTCCAAAGTCTATTCACAATTTGAGTCAATTGTTTGCATTAGATCTATCAAATTGTCAATTTAATGGAACACTTCCTAATTCAATTTCTAATCTTACTCAACTTGTTCATCTAGACTTGTCATTCAACAACTTCATTGGTCCTCTTCCATCTTTTAATAATTCCAAGTCCCTCAAAGTTTTATCTCTCAATCATAATGATTTCAATGGTACAATTCCATCTAGTCATTTTGAGGGACTTATAAATCTCACAAGCATTGATTTAGGAGATAATTCCTTTTATGGAAGAGCCCCTTCATCTTTGTTTAGACTTCAATCTCTTCAACAACTCATGCTTTATTACAACAAATTTGAGGGTGTATTAGAAGAATTTCCAAATGCTTCTTGGTCATTATTAGAGATGCTTGATTTAAGTGGCAATAATTTTGAAGGGCCTATTCCTATGTCTATGTTCAAACTCAAAAGACTTCAATTGCTTCAACTTACCAAAAACAAGTTCAATGGCACTATACAACTTGATGTGATTGGTAGGCTTCAAAATTTGTTTACACTTGATCTTGGACACAACAAATTGTTTGTTGATCATGCAAGTATAAGGGATGGCCATGATGCATCATCATCCTTTCCTAATTTGAAAACTCTTTGGTTGCCTTCATGCAATTTGAGATCATTTCCTaactttttgaaatataaatccTCATTGCTCTACCTAGACTTATCCAACAACCAAATTTCAGGAGCAATTCCCAATTGGATTTGGAGATTTGAGTCTATGGTTGTTCTAAATGTTTCCTATAATTCTCTAACAAGTTTTGAAGGGCCTTTGCATAATCTTAGTTCAAATTTGTTTAAACTTGACCTTCATTCCAACCAATTACAAGGGCTTGCTCCAACTTTCTTGAAAAATGCAATCTATTTGGATTATTCAAGCAACAAATTCACCTCTATTAGCTTGAAAGACATTGAGAGTCACATGCCTTTCCtatattttctctctctttcaaaCAATAGTTTTCATGGAACAATCCATGAATCCTTTTGCAACATTTCAGGTCTTAGAGCACTTGATCTTTCACATAATAGTTTCAATGGAAAAATTCCATTGTGTTTGACAAAAAGGAGCAACACTCTTAGGCTACTAAGTCTTAGTGGAAACCAACTCAATGATCATATTTCAGATGCATTCACAACATCATGTGATCTAAGGTTTCTTGATCTAAGTGGAAATCTTTTGAGTGGAACCATTCCAAAATCTTTGTCTAATTGCAAACACCTTCAAGTTCTAAACCTTGGAAACAATCATTTAATTGATAGGTTTCCTTGCTTCTTGAACAAAATTTCCTCCCTAAGAGTCATGATTTTAAGGTCAAACAAATTGCATGGCCATATTGAATGTCCTAATAACAATGAAAAATGGGAGACACTTAGAATTGTTGATCTAGCAGCCAACAATTTCAATGGTACATTACCACCATCATTGTTACAAAGTTGGAAAGCATTGATGCTTGATGAAGATAAAGGTGGAAactttggtcatttatttttcaatctCTATGATAACTTCAATCCCATGAATGTGAAAACTGCAATAGTTGATCTCAATAGTGAGCTTCAAATGAAGTTAGCTAAATTTATTGAAGAAGAACCACCTTATTTGCTTGACCATATAGTCTTACATATTTTTGAAGAAGGTGTTGGTCTTAGAAGCTATGAGGATTCAATTACAATTGTTAACAAAGGTAGAACAATGAATTTGGTTAAAATCTTCATTGCTTTCACTTCATTGGATTTCTCATCAAACAACTTTGAAGGACAAATACCTCAAGAGCTTATGAAACTTACATCACTTCATGCTCTTAACTTGTCACAAAATGGTTTCTTAGGTAACATTCCTTCTTCTATAAGCAATCTAAAACGTCTTGAATCCTTAGACTTGTCTTTTAACTCCTTAAGTGGAGAGATTCCAAATGAGCTTGCAAGTTTAACATTTCTTGAAGTTATGAATATTTCTTATAATCACTTGGTGGGAAAAATACCAATTGGAACACAAATGCAATCTTTTCAACCTGATTCATTTATAGGCAATGAAGGACTATTTGGACCTCCATTGACTCAAAATTCAAATGGTGAAAAAGGGTACTCACCAACACAATCACATGGTTATGAAacagatgatgatgatgatgatgaaagtTCAAATATTCATTGGAATTTCTTGAGTGTAGAGTTGGGATTCACTTTTGGATTTGGAATTTTTATTATTCCTATTATTTTGTGGAAGAGATGGAGAATGTGGTATTCTAAGAAAGTTGATGACATGCTTTATAGGATCATTCCTCAGCTTGATTTTGTTCATGAATATCGTGGAGGTAAAAAGTATAGAACTTTGAGGTGGAAGccatattga
- the LOC101505827 gene encoding AUGMIN subunit 7 isoform X3, with the protein MNNNVLISFYFTFLFFPVSTVTFCLHLCIAFEVNVSFCAISDLSVGHGSYEERTEMLRLIVDLVEATIYADNPEWSVDEQVAKDIQLIDCIAEKQAQIFSEECKLFPADVQIQSIYPLPDVSELESKLSEQSKILLNLQQKVDDLASKHAYNPDEEYAEVESELRANLESFLQTARTFNLIYTKEIRPWTHMMEVPQLHGFGPAANRLLEAYKMLLKFLGNLRNLRDSHAALAFGSSETSEGPSSVTKVISECESAMTVLNRDLGILSASIAREQGEKRST; encoded by the exons ATGAACAACAATGTACTTATTTCTTTTTACtttacttttcttttctttccagTTTCCACTGTAACCTTTTGTCTTCATTTGTGCATAGCTTTTGAAGTCAATGTCTCATTTTGTGCAATATCTGATCTCAGTGTG GGACATGGAAGCTATGAAGAGCGCACTGAGATGCTTCGTCTTATTGTAGATCTAGTGGAGGCAACTATCTATGCTGATAATCCAGAATGGAG TGTTGACGAGCAGGTAGCCAAGGACATCCAATTGATTGATTGCATTGCCGAAAAACAGGCGCAAATATTTTCTGAAGAATGTAAATTGTTTCCTGCAGATGTTCAGATTCAGTCCATATATCCATT GCCAGATGTTTCCGAACTGGAGTCAAAGCTTTCTGAACAATCAAAAATATTGTTGAATCTTCAACAAAAAGTCGATGACTTAGCGTCTAAG CATGCTTACAATCCAGATGAGGAGTATGCTGAGGTGGAATCCGAACTGCGGGCAAATTTGGAATCTTTCCTACAAACAGCTAGAACATTCAACTTGATTTACACTAAG GAGATTCGGCCATGGACACATATGATGGAAGTTCCACAACTTCATGGGTTTGGACCAGCTGCCAATCGACTATTGGAGGCTTACAAAATGCTTTTGAAG TTTTTGGGGAACCTACGGAATCTTAGAGACTCACATGCAGCTCTTGCTTTTGGATCTTCTGAGACTTCGGAAGGGCCCTCTTCTGTCACGAAAGTAATCTCTGAATGTGAATCTGCAATGACGGTCTTAAATCGCGATCTTGGAATTCTATCTGCTTCCATTGCTCGTGAACAGGGAGAGAAGAGGAGCACTTGA
- the LOC101505827 gene encoding AUGMIN subunit 7 isoform X1 encodes MAARQMEEIQKKLAKLNYTRANASAQSLLFAGMERYALLEWLFFRLLGDKSPFSQQNLQGDALDRDEETARIQYLAEIAKFLGITTAVDTEAIQGHGSYEERTEMLRLIVDLVEATIYADNPEWSVDEQVAKDIQLIDCIAEKQAQIFSEECKLFPADVQIQSIYPLPDVSELESKLSEQSKILLNLQQKVDDLASKHAYNPDEEYAEVESELRANLESFLQTARTFNLIYTKEIRPWTHMMEVPQLHGFGPAANRLLEAYKMLLKFLGNLRNLRDSHAALAFGSSETSEGPSSVTKVISECESAMTVLNRDLGILSASIAREQGEKRST; translated from the exons ATGGCAGCAAGACAAATGGAAGAAATTCAGAAGAAATTAGCAAAGCTAAATTATACACGAGCAAATGCATCTGCACAGTCCCTCCTATTTGCTGGCATGGAGCGCTATGCCCTTTTGGAGTGGCTCTTCTTTCG GCTATTAGGTGATAAGTCACCCTTTTCTCAACAAAACTTACAAGGTGATGCCCTTGATCGTGACGAGGAGACGGCTCGAATTCAAT ATTTGGCTGAGATTGCTAAGTTCCTGGGTATTACGACAGCTGTAGATACAGAAGCCATTCAA GGACATGGAAGCTATGAAGAGCGCACTGAGATGCTTCGTCTTATTGTAGATCTAGTGGAGGCAACTATCTATGCTGATAATCCAGAATGGAG TGTTGACGAGCAGGTAGCCAAGGACATCCAATTGATTGATTGCATTGCCGAAAAACAGGCGCAAATATTTTCTGAAGAATGTAAATTGTTTCCTGCAGATGTTCAGATTCAGTCCATATATCCATT GCCAGATGTTTCCGAACTGGAGTCAAAGCTTTCTGAACAATCAAAAATATTGTTGAATCTTCAACAAAAAGTCGATGACTTAGCGTCTAAG CATGCTTACAATCCAGATGAGGAGTATGCTGAGGTGGAATCCGAACTGCGGGCAAATTTGGAATCTTTCCTACAAACAGCTAGAACATTCAACTTGATTTACACTAAG GAGATTCGGCCATGGACACATATGATGGAAGTTCCACAACTTCATGGGTTTGGACCAGCTGCCAATCGACTATTGGAGGCTTACAAAATGCTTTTGAAG TTTTTGGGGAACCTACGGAATCTTAGAGACTCACATGCAGCTCTTGCTTTTGGATCTTCTGAGACTTCGGAAGGGCCCTCTTCTGTCACGAAAGTAATCTCTGAATGTGAATCTGCAATGACGGTCTTAAATCGCGATCTTGGAATTCTATCTGCTTCCATTGCTCGTGAACAGGGAGAGAAGAGGAGCACTTGA
- the LOC101505827 gene encoding uncharacterized protein isoform X2: MLATMNSDLQIQYENTEAYDVSVHLKMLYQKQARHERIEVSRSLFQCKLAEGDPVGPHVLKMIEYIENLERLGYSLCLVLATDLILQSLPDSYSQFIMNYNTDNIDKSLDNAKLASMLITAEQNLKKGKGKAILMVQNGMEKKYKGKKKFKPSTSYLKPLGGVKKKGNCFHCGQTGKRNCQKYLEECKKRKEIRPWTHMMEVPQLHGFGPAANRLLEAYKMLLKFLGNLRNLRDSHAALAFGSSETSEGPSSVTKVISECESAMTVLNRDLGILSASIAREQGEKRST; this comes from the exons ATGCTTGCTACCATGAACTCGGATTTGCAAATACAATATGAGAACACGGAGGCTTATGATGTGAGCGTGCATCTCAAGATGCTCTATCAAAAGCAAGCAAGACATGAGAGGATTGAGGTTTCTAGATCCCTTTTCCAATGCAAGCTGGCAGAAGGAGACCCAGTTGGTCCTCATGTGCTCAAGATGATTGAGTACATTGAGAACCTAGAGAGATTGGGCTACTCTTTGTGTCTTGTgttggccactgacttgatcCTGCAATCGTTGCCGGATAGTTATAGTCAATTTATCATGAACTACAACACGGACAATATTGACAAGAGTCTAGACAATGCCAAGCTTGCTAGCATGTTGATAACTGCTGAGCAGAATCTCAAAAAAGGAAAAGGGAAGGCCATTCTGATGGTCCAAAATGGAATGGAGAAGAAATACAAGGGCAAAAAGAAGTTCAAGCCAAGTACTTCTTACCTGAAACCTTTGGGTGGGGTGAAAAAGAAGGGAAACTGCTTTCATTGTGGTCAAACTGGGAAGAGGAACTGCCAAAAATATTTAGAAGAGTGCAAGAAGAGGAAA GAGATTCGGCCATGGACACATATGATGGAAGTTCCACAACTTCATGGGTTTGGACCAGCTGCCAATCGACTATTGGAGGCTTACAAAATGCTTTTGAAG TTTTTGGGGAACCTACGGAATCTTAGAGACTCACATGCAGCTCTTGCTTTTGGATCTTCTGAGACTTCGGAAGGGCCCTCTTCTGTCACGAAAGTAATCTCTGAATGTGAATCTGCAATGACGGTCTTAAATCGCGATCTTGGAATTCTATCTGCTTCCATTGCTCGTGAACAGGGAGAGAAGAGGAGCACTTGA